A segment of the Bombus huntii isolate Logan2020A chromosome 9, iyBomHunt1.1, whole genome shotgun sequence genome:
CAGTCCGctaattttgaattttaagTAAATAACAAGCGAGTAATGTTTCACATAGACTGGCATGTTACGAATTCCTAGTTGTAAATGTTTATGTGGTTGTATCGAACATTCGATCGATCGTGTCCTATTAATACTTACTCTGTACCTATACTTTATACGCGCAGCTGCCGTGCACCTATAGCGAGTTTGGATTGCATGGAAGAGTTCAacggcggcggtggcggcggtggcggcggtGGCAATGCTGTGGACTCTGGTGTACATTGCAGTAATACCACTGGAACGAAGGAACAGCTACTGACTAACTGCATTGCCGCACAAGCGCAGCGCTTACAGCATCCTTCGCCAGGTATTCGCTACCGCAACTTGGGCAAAAGCGGTCTACGTGTTTCCAATGTTGGATTAGGTACGCTGAATGTTTTCCCAACTTTCGTAGAAACGAACAGAATCGCGGTTACCCACCCGTTTTATTCCATCTCAATGTATGCTTTACTATACTCCTTTTTCAGATAGCTTGTCAGTAGTATTATGTGGGCTATATTTTTTTAGACTATAGGTATTGTACAGTAAACGATGAAAACTATATCTTTTCTCAATCCATAGACAGTGCCACTCGCCGTTCCTTTTGTCTATTCCACACATTTGTAGTTATTATTCTTGTTTCTTTTGCTTCGCCTAGTAAATCTTGTCGATGCAATCTTTATATCCACCAACGTGGGCATGCACGCTTTTCACGTACGTTTTTCTAGTAAGATGCAATGTAAATAATTAGTGAACAAAGTAATATAGGAAAACGcgtaatataacaataatatccATATCCAGATAACTTCTTATATTTATTGCTGTTTTTGTTGTGACAATTGTGCTTGTCGTGTTCATTGTCATCGTGATCGTCATTGTGATCGTCGTGGTTGGAGTCGTCGTCGTTgtaattggaaatatttcccaaaattataaatgtttTTGGAGAGATTTGATCGaagatatttctataaattattatattcagACTGCGTAAGTGTTTCTGAGGTTATGAGCTATCAAAATCTCAGGCGAatgaacaaagaaaaaagggaatgaaaaaaaatgaagagaaaaggaaaaattgcCGCGTGTGAGAGCCAATGATTCGgaacgatgatgatgataatgaCGTCGGTGGTGGTAGGAGGGAAAAAGATAAATAGGTATACGTGATGCGTAATAAAGGTTTAGGGATCGATTGTCGGACCATATATTGCGgttcttaaataaaaataacgatagaTGTAAAGGTGGAAATGTTGCAGCATTTGTCTATTGAAAACggtgaaaaaattaaattaatatgcACCTAATCGAGACAAGTGAGTTAACAAAATTGCTTTATACACGTAGGTACATGGACAACTTTCGGAATAGGAGGTTGCAGTAATGAGGAAACAGCTGAAGCTGTAGTTGCCCTCGCCTATGACAGTGGAATAAATGTGTTCGATCTGAGCGAAGCTCATAGCGGTCATAGAGCAGAAATTCAATTTGGACGAATTTTATTACGACGTGCTTGGAATCGTTCAAGTTACGTCGTTACCACTAAAATATATTGGAACACGAAGTGAGTATCGATCGAATTGATCTAACTTCTAAGTgcataataaaaatgataaatactGGTTCGGGAGAATTGCTACGTTTCAAAAAATGGTGAtcaaaattgataaattagaaatagaaaaattggCAAACAGTACGACGTAGATATGTAAATCGgatgtatgacgttatgaaatTTGATCATCGCAGGGCAGAGGGACGTGGATTGTCACGAAAACACATAATCGAATCGGTGCAAGCATCTTTAGTCAGGTTACAATTATCGTACATCGATATTGTAATGATTCACAAAGTAGATCCTATGTGTCCTATGGAAGGTTCGTTTCTTGCTTCTCTGGTACAATTAAAATACGCTACTAAAAATAACTGAAGCGATCGACACTTACGATCACGTTCTTATTcgcttcttattttcttctttcagaAATAGTACGTGCAATGAACTACGTGATAAGTAAAGGATGGGTAATGTATTGGGGAACGTCTCGTTGGACCCCTGTCGAAATTATGGAAGCTTACACGAATTGCCGTCAATTTAATTGTGTCACACCAATCGTGGAACAAGCCGAATATCATCTATTTTATAGAGAAAAACCAGAACTTTATATGCCAGAGTTATACAATAAAATCGGTATTTAATCGCGAAACGTCCAATTTACTCGACATAGTATACTGTATGCATATTCCTTAACAACATTCAAAAAAGTCGTTTGTAAATCGTAGGTGTTGGTCTGATGGCGTGGTCCACGGTTACGATCGGCATGGTTTCTTCGAAACCAGACGACTGTGGTGTATCTTTTTTATCGAGATCTtcgtataaggtaatattatgcggaaagaaaattttcgttatatttcatataatatatagaattattgataaaataattgagGAAGCTGGTAGCTGTCGGCCTCAAAATATCTGTAGCGCtagcaaaataataatgcttGCAATGTTTACCTTTTCATTTCAGAATAAATATTCGTCATTCAGTTGGACCGAAGACGAAACGCAATCTTTGTATAAAGAAGTACGTAGTCGAATTCGCATATCGTGATAGGCTATGCCGTATTTCCACGCACATAAGCATACGTAAAAGTTAAGGGAATAAACGAACGTTATGTGTGAATGTACGTTACGTTATCGTGTTCTTTTCTGTCTTTGTTTCAGCAGGAATATGGCTGGAAGGAAAAGTCAGCCGATGACGAAACGCGAAAATATTCGGATAAACTGCGAGATGTGTGTGCACTCGCCGAACGACTCGGTTGCTCTTTCGGACAGTTGGCCATCGCGTGGTCTTTAAAGAATGAAAGTGTTCAGTGCCTTCTACTCGGTGCATCAAACATAGATCaactgtacgagagtcttCAAAGTTTACAggtaattatttcttattggTGAAATTAAACATTCGTTTCGATAGTCGCGAACGAAACGAGCGGGTGATTATTATAAACGATGCGTGATTTCAGCTAATTCCAAAATTGAACGCCAATATAATgaacgaaattgaaagaattcTTGATAACAAACCGTCGCGACCTCCGATGATTTCGACATTGGCGCTCAGATGACAATCAATTTGCCCCCACGGAAATGGTGGGGGCTCCTTAGAAGATGGAGGCAGCCCAAAAAGCGAAGGTGCTAATAGCCAAGATCAAGAGCAGACGAAAGAGTTAACCGGCAAGCTACCATTCTGCGAAATACAATGAAGTCACATTAGTACGTGTACGTAAATTTATGCACAGCCTGATCTTGGCCGGGTAAAATTGGATCGATTAAAACCGAATTCTAAGATGAActaaaatgaatgaaatgatgCCAAGCGAGATCACACAAGATTAAACGAGAAAGAAACATTCGAATAGGGCATCTGCTGCACGTTCTAGGTGTCCGGCACGAATATATTCACGTGAAAATGAATCGACGACAATACTATTACGGTTACGGTTACGGTTACGGTTACGGTTACGGTTACGGTTACGGTTACGGTTACGGTTACGGTTACGGTTACAGTTACGGTTACGGTCACAGTCACGGTTACAATTACCATTACGATTGCGATTGCGATTACGATCGCGGTTACGTTCGATATTTCACGATAAATGTTCACGAATAAATTACAGACACGGTTTTCACACATCTTTGATGCAGCTGTACGATTACCCTCTTTGCAATCTTCTTGGAATAGAGACATTTAAATGCGGAAAAGAGAGGTTGAAGATAACTGGAAAACTTTTTTGCGTACActtctttcgtttcgaaaAAAAGCGGTCGAATAcaagttttctataaatgTACGACTTGAATCTCTACCCATGATTCACTATGCCAGGTGTTCATTCGTAAATTAGATAGAATATCATAATGTCTTTATTACAGCTGTGTAAGATGACAAGATGGATGCTTGTGGTTACTTTTTTCAGCTTCaaagaatttcttttcttcgtttgcCATATTTTTCCTACAATTTATCtgagaatatttaataaagcATTGTAGCCGTTGGGATTGACAGTAAGCGAATAGTCATCTCTATTGAAATCGCAAACTGTCAATATTGAATCGTTTCTCATCCTTCCACGGCTTTATTCCTTTATCCGT
Coding sequences within it:
- the LOC126869696 gene encoding voltage-gated potassium channel subunit beta-2 isoform X2, yielding MSRLMLCNLGNTSTAGNDTNNNANTNSSMEDDDYYPLPTIYRCRAPIASLDCMEEFNGGGGGGGGGGNAVDSGVHCSNTTGTKEQLLTNCIAAQAQRLQHPSPGIRYRNLGKSGLRVSNVGLGTWTTFGIGGCSNEETAEAVVALAYDSGINVFDLSEAHSGHRAEIQFGRILLRRAWNRSSYVVTTKIYWNTKAEGRGLSRKHIIESVQASLVRLQLSYIDIVMIHKVDPMCPMEEIVRAMNYVISKGWVMYWGTSRWTPVEIMEAYTNCRQFNCVTPIVEQAEYHLFYREKPELYMPELYNKIGVGLMAWSTVTIGMVSSKPDDCGVSFLSRSSYKNKYSSFSWTEDETQSLYKEEYGWKEKSADDETRKYSDKLRDVCALAERLGCSFGQLAIAWSLKNESVQCLLLGASNIDQLYESLQSLQLIPKLNANIMNEIERILDNKPSRPPMISTLALR
- the LOC126869696 gene encoding voltage-gated potassium channel subunit beta-2 isoform X3; this translates as MSRLMLCNLGNTSTAGNDTNNNANTNSSMEDDDYYPLPTIYRCRAPIASLDCMEEFNGGGGGGGGGGNAVDSGVHCSNTTGTKEQLLTNCIAAQAQRLQHPSPGTWTTFGIGGCSNEETAEAVVALAYDSGINVFDLSEAHSGHRAEIQFGRILLRRAWNRSSYVVTTKIYWNTKAEGRGLSRKHIIESVQASLVRLQLSYIDIVMIHKVDPMCPMEEIVRAMNYVISKGWVMYWGTSRWTPVEIMEAYTNCRQFNCVTPIVEQAEYHLFYREKPELYMPELYNKIGVGLMAWSTVTIGMVSSKPDDCGVSFLSRSSYKNKYSSFSWTEDETQSLYKEQEYGWKEKSADDETRKYSDKLRDVCALAERLGCSFGQLAIAWSLKNESVQCLLLGASNIDQLYESLQSLQLIPKLNANIMNEIERILDNKPSRPPMISTLALR
- the LOC126869696 gene encoding voltage-gated potassium channel subunit beta-2 isoform X1, which produces MSRLMLCNLGNTSTAGNDTNNNANTNSSMEDDDYYPLPTIYRCRAPIASLDCMEEFNGGGGGGGGGGNAVDSGVHCSNTTGTKEQLLTNCIAAQAQRLQHPSPGIRYRNLGKSGLRVSNVGLGTWTTFGIGGCSNEETAEAVVALAYDSGINVFDLSEAHSGHRAEIQFGRILLRRAWNRSSYVVTTKIYWNTKAEGRGLSRKHIIESVQASLVRLQLSYIDIVMIHKVDPMCPMEEIVRAMNYVISKGWVMYWGTSRWTPVEIMEAYTNCRQFNCVTPIVEQAEYHLFYREKPELYMPELYNKIGVGLMAWSTVTIGMVSSKPDDCGVSFLSRSSYKNKYSSFSWTEDETQSLYKEQEYGWKEKSADDETRKYSDKLRDVCALAERLGCSFGQLAIAWSLKNESVQCLLLGASNIDQLYESLQSLQLIPKLNANIMNEIERILDNKPSRPPMISTLALR